From one Deinococcus sp. QL22 genomic stretch:
- a CDS encoding MarR family winged helix-turn-helix transcriptional regulator, with protein sequence MDDLLTSRLCTALMRIGTKMATGFDQHFAALGLTQAQFRFLLAVWEEGEPDGIMPSVLAEHLLVERATVSVLSTLLVNRGLIERRPGENRRSHRLALTAQGGALLQQAVPRAIHLADYTLATIEPAQLLALSDQLNLIEARLRDYTPPEE encoded by the coding sequence ATGGATGATCTGTTGACCTCCCGCCTCTGTACCGCCCTGATGCGGATTGGCACCAAGATGGCCACCGGCTTCGACCAGCACTTCGCCGCTCTGGGGCTCACCCAGGCCCAGTTCCGTTTTCTGCTCGCCGTCTGGGAGGAGGGTGAACCAGACGGGATCATGCCCTCTGTCCTCGCCGAGCACCTGCTGGTCGAGCGCGCCACCGTCTCCGTCCTCTCCACCCTCCTGGTGAACCGTGGCCTGATCGAACGCCGCCCCGGCGAAAACCGCCGTTCCCACAGGCTCGCCCTGACAGCCCAAGGAGGTGCCCTGCTTCAGCAGGCTGTTCCGCGCGCGATCCACTTGGCCGACTACACGCTCGCCACGATCGAGCCCGCGCAACTCCTGGCCTTAAGCGACCAGCTCAACCTGATCGAAGCCAGGTTGCGGGACTACACCCCGCCGGAGGAATGA